In Periophthalmus magnuspinnatus isolate fPerMag1 chromosome 9, fPerMag1.2.pri, whole genome shotgun sequence, the sequence GCTGCGACCTGCGGGGGTCTCAAAAACAGCGCTCTGACACTGTGCGCACCAGACCCGCAtcaaacagagcagagcagcgTTTGAGCGGAGACAAACTCAGTCAAAGCTGCAGACACATCATCCGACACCAGCCCCATTCCTCCAGAGAACTGCAGAGCCGCGCCAAGAGGTCAGAGGCATTACGCGCGGACTTTTACGCACGGACTTTTACGCGCGGACATTTACGCGCGGACAGAGCCTCTGGAGACGGTGCTTCCTCAGGGCGTGAGGTGAGACTCCAGCAGACTGCGCGCCTGGTGATGGCCTAAACCTCCGGGACAGTCACAGACAGAGCCGAAGAGGAGCAGCCATGCCTCGGCCCGGGAAGAGCTCCTACAGCGACCAGAAGCCGCCCTACTCCTACATCTCCCTCACGGCCATGGCCATCCAGAACTCCTCCGAGAAGATGCTCCCGCTCAGCGACATCTACAAGTTCATCATGGAACGCTTCCCTTACTATCGCGAGAACACGCAGCGCTGGCAGAACTCCCTGCGCCACAACCTGTCCTTTAACGACTGTTTCATCAAGATCCCGCGGAGGCCGGACCAGCCCGGGAAGGGCAGCTTCTGGGCGCTGCACCCGGACTGTGGAGACATGTTTGAGAACGGGAGCTTTCTGCGCAGACGCAAGCGCTTCAAAGTCCTCCGCGCGGAGCACGTGTCCTGTAAGAGCGCGCCCATGATGCATTACTTTCACCAGCACCACGCGGGCACCAAACCCCCGGCCCACCACGAGCACGCGGCCGTGGGCTCGCGCCTGCCGCACTTCCAGAGCTACACGCAGCCCGCGGCCTTCAGACACCCGTTCGCCATCGAGAACCTGATCGGCCGAGAGTACAAGGGCGCGCTCCCGCTCAGCGTCATGCACCACCTGGGCTACCCCGTGCCCGCGCAGCTCAGCAGTATGGTCAACTCCATGTGGCCGCACGTGCTGTCTGACCCCGTGCCCTCCGCCGCGGACTACGGGCCTTTCGGTGTCTCCAAAAGTCTGTACCACAGCCAAGGCGCGCCCGCGCTGCCCGCCGTGCCCGTGCCCATCAAAGCCACGCCGGGACTGGGGCCCGTGCCCGGCCTCAGCGCGCTCCCTCCTGGGGCTCAGCTGTGCGCGCCCCCGGGCCTCGACAAGTCCGACCTGCTGGAGTCCAAAAGTACAGCCCTGCACCCGCTCCTGCTGTAGAGCCGAGCCAGGCCGGGCCCAACCGGGCCAGAGCAGCtgcagccccccccccccctccgccGCAGGACCCCCGCAGGATCCCCGCTGCCTCACCCCGGAACAGAGCTGCAGCGGGACCCCCGCAGGACCCTGAGACTGCCTCAGACCGGGACAGACTATTGGAGCACAGTCCTGCTCCCGCTGCTCCGGCTCCAGGACAGGTCCAGCCGGGCCAGACCTGAGGCAGGACCCGACCCCCGCTGCCTCAGACCGGGACAGTCTCCATGGAGCACGCGGGCAGCTCCCGGTGGGACACGCGGACAGAGACTTAAAGGAGCCGCTCCAGTGGAAACTCTCCGCTCGGACCTGACACTGACCCGTTAAACGTTTGCACTTTGTCCCGCAGCCTCCGCGCGCGAGCCCCAATCACAGGCGCGCTCCAAAGAGCCGAGGCCCGCTGCACTTTGCTCCAAAGAGCCGAGGCCCGCTGCACTTTGCTCCAAAGAGCCGAGGCCCGCTGCACTTTGCTCCAAAGAGCCGAGGCCCGCTGCACTTTGTCTAATCTGCGCGCGCCTTGTTCTGTATAtttaagattattattaaacatttaaactcctcatgttaaatctttatttctctgtgttttatcCACAGTAAAAATACGTGTCTATGTAAAACAGTAAACTGTAAAAAGAGTCAAGGTCCGGCTCTCCAGAGCCGCGCGCTGCGTAAACACGCGCGTTTAAAACACTTAGATATGATTCTTTTTTTACACAGCAGCAAAACTCAGAAAACCCGTGAGTCCCgtgagaaaaatgtgaccagtttatatttaatatttaatattttacattttacaaagaggagcaggacgcgctgtttgtctgaaatgtgacaaaaagaagaagaacaagagtcTGAGCCGTGAGTGAAAatatgagacacacacacacacacacacacacacacacacacacacacacacacccacacacacacattttgaaattacattttttcctcCAATTTAAAATtcctgatttaaaaacacacagtttaTTTCTGCGCACAAAAGCGAAACatgaaactatatatatatatatatatatatatatatatatatatatatatatatatatatatatatatatatgaactgtttgtatacacacacacatatgattaatattgttgtgtgtgtgtgtgtgtgtgtgtgtgtgtgtgtgtgggtttcgGTTTCActctcattattattttatatgaatAAAAATCCTTCTAAATCTCTAAATATCTGATGTGACGCTCTggagtgtgttgtttttgtgtttttgtgtttttggacgTGACTCTGTGTCTTCAACAGAGTCAGTTCTGGagtttaatcttttttattctttcattgaacatatttaaaatacacGATTAaggcctttttttcttttttatttggagacgaagaggaggagggagaggagggagaggagggagaggagggaggactcTAAATACTTAAACGGCTGTGTGATCTACtctaaaatacatttgtaaataataaacattttgtaagagtaaaaatgtcCATTGTTATAGATTAAACTTTAATGAAACATGAacatgtgaaatatttaaaacaacaccTAAAACTCATCGTCTTCACTTTATTTTCtgtacatattattatttttgtatgtgtgAAATTCTTGTTAAAAagttcatatttatatatttatatatttatattacttttatttggttaataTTAAATCAGATATTTACAgaatgttttacttttcagtgtgAAACACAGAGACATACGACAACAGAATAAGATGAACGTTTTGGGAAAAACTAATAATATTTGCCTAAAAAAAATGAAGGCGCTGCCGAACTCAGGTCCGAGGTCCGAGGTCcgaggtctgaggtctgaggtctgaggtctgaggtctggaGTCTCTGAGGTGTTTTGTCGGTTTTGTTTCACATAAAGAACATGTAGCTGTGTCCGTGTCATTTTGCTCAGGgctgtttgtaaatgtattttttaaaatatcgtCCCTGTAAAAACATATTGACACTTGTCCCTGTGCGAGTcccatcctctgcatttgacccgtcctctgGGTCACACGTGTCAGGAGCAGAGTGTGGACTATGGGAGGATGTGGGATCATGTTGTTTGTGCAGATGAGGaaacacagtgagaacatgcaaatacaGAGACTGCTCCAGTCAAACATGTGACATGTGACCACAGCTCTGGACACGACAggtttatttataaagtgtgAATAATCATAACACTGTACTGTTTTTGCacaacttattattattattattattattattattattattgttattgttatcattattattattattattattattattattattattattattattattatatttattattgttattattattattattattattattgttattgttatcattattattattattattattattattattattattattaccactcCCTGAACTACCACCTTACTGTGGTGGAGGGTTGAGCCTGAATGATCCTGGAGctctgttgtcgggggcttcctGCCCCTGGTTGGGTCACCCATGTCAAACAGGCCCttgggggacgggtcagactgagagcggttcagaagcctctCATGACGAGTGTAAGAACAAGGTTCACTACGTCGCCCAGACcagcgttaccggggccccaccttggagccaggcctggggtggagtgaacgcctggtggccgggcctttccccacggggcccggccaggCTCAGCCCAAAGGAGTAACGTGGAgctgtcctcatgtggacccaccaccagGAGGAGCTGAGAAGGGCCGGTGCggagagatctgggtggcagtcaaaggcgggggcctcgacgtcCGGATCTCCGGACACGGAGACTgactctggggacgtggaacgtcacctcgctgggggggaaggagcctgagcttgtgcgggaggttgagcgttaccggctagatatagtcggcctcacctccacgcacagctcgggctctagaacccaacttcttgagaggagctggactctccatttctctggcgttgcccgtggggagc encodes:
- the foxb2 gene encoding forkhead box protein B2, whose product is MPRPGKSSYSDQKPPYSYISLTAMAIQNSSEKMLPLSDIYKFIMERFPYYRENTQRWQNSLRHNLSFNDCFIKIPRRPDQPGKGSFWALHPDCGDMFENGSFLRRRKRFKVLRAEHVSCKSAPMMHYFHQHHAGTKPPAHHEHAAVGSRLPHFQSYTQPAAFRHPFAIENLIGREYKGALPLSVMHHLGYPVPAQLSSMVNSMWPHVLSDPVPSAADYGPFGVSKSLYHSQGAPALPAVPVPIKATPGLGPVPGLSALPPGAQLCAPPGLDKSDLLESKSTALHPLLL